One genomic window of Quercus lobata isolate SW786 chromosome 9, ValleyOak3.0 Primary Assembly, whole genome shotgun sequence includes the following:
- the LOC115961573 gene encoding uncharacterized protein LOC115961573 codes for MVVMETRIGGDRAKQITDRMPFDGAYHTETIGYSGGLWMLWSSDRVEVTPLSSTEQEIHAVVKVRNSNSSWMFTAVYASPRTAERHILWNNLANVADIHNMAWVVAGDFNEPLIGEDKFGGRAVSVNRSLLFKECLDKCSMIDIGFSGPQFTWTNRRDLHGLIQERIDRVFVNPSWCLLYPEAKVVHLTRCHSDHCPVLLEMQPRVGGGRIRPFKFQTCWLSDPTFPAIVSRS; via the coding sequence ATGGTTGTAATGGAAACTCGAATTGGGGGTGATCGGGCTAAGCAGATCACTGATAGGATGCCTTTTGACGGAGCCTATCATACGGAGACTATTGGGTATTCTGGTGGCCTTTGGATGCTCTGGAGCTCGGATAGAGTTGAGGTCACACCTCTGTCAAGCACTGAGCAGGAGATTCATGCAGTAGTTAAGGTACGAAATTCAAACTCTAGCTGGATGTTTACTGCTGtgtatgctagtcctaggaCTGCTGAAAGACATATCCTGTGGAATAATTTAGCAAATGTAGCTGATATTCATAACATGGCTTGGGTGGTAGCGGGTGATTTCAATGAACCGCTTATAGGTGAGGATAAATTTGGGGGTAGAGCAGTTAGTGTCAATAGGTCTCTTTTGTTCAAAGAATGTCTGGATAAGTGTAGTATGATAGACATTGGTTTTTCTGGGCCCCAGTTCACTTGGACTAATAGAAGAGATCTCCATGGCCTAATTCAAGAAAGGATAGATAGAGTTTTTGTGAATCCCAGCTGGTGTCTATTATATCCGGAAGCTAAAGTGGTGCATCTTACCAGGTGCCACTCTGATCACTGTCCAGTGTTACTGGAAATGCAGCCAAGAGTTGGTGGGGGGAGAATTAGACCTTTTAAGTTCCAAACTTGTTGGCTGTCTGACCCCACTTTTCCTGCCATTGTGTCTCGGTCTTGA